Proteins found in one Takifugu rubripes chromosome 17, fTakRub1.2, whole genome shotgun sequence genomic segment:
- the LOC105417623 gene encoding uncharacterized protein isoform X1: MPCCSSWTLVRLKENRCKMSAHDFEEKCSSVMESILQSAIAETTKLFEAMVDELRAEMSRIKEENDDLRAKCSYFECAANNPSEKRHVAVQCGIPFCNILVKRFHPSVQRHREIALREHDYDACGNGCILVRDEFGLQQEEVTYTHSCADLLYADADADTRQASPCETGSGRPSVTTSESLKELPENGQSSMLLCPVVGRASINREIGSNPQHLADKQSVQNHLPQEAAISKEEPCDVASSQFDRLGCSGPLRNPAQSVNAPQPPSLQPWKHHTSVPLQDARLLVEAMSLPVEKDSSSHQGMAVDPVCGPSAGALQTTDGALAHLQTLPLSFKSPKSVHSFFIKEVAAAKSSQQTVKFTQPSETESHIRVSSAAPATAPQPLQQHASSTLRTTVLTENKMAPSQETVLIQESDKSVERLISSSEAITRSLESPIAPYKEPTVSQNGDNTSENSFIDNPSSKVQNKCSQSCFRFNREAGLKVSPTFHLKPSAVVRLTRLPFLMSNKESVLISRLSMSAGWDNRSAPKQDTGHHENSASGALPCNGRTRASTPSGESPPVYEESAQAVNNTSGPALTGSPNMSQNHMTTVQPAEKKTASEDQEKNSASCTETCRRKGRRFPKDSFKAQLRNCIKPHLEVRSKSNLHAETQTESCTKLQQEQQNTEMKMDMPEIVVAPIKTNADFSPIPTRKSGLCHGASEPAPPKDKDPDDISSSCTARSASAVPWRCSSDQVRASVEDNEKQSDSSSSCRTMTTRGMSTRTNDGGDTQFRSTIVQTDANPEQLSKKANANIVKGLEVDRPGNVAVKKIRSSGVWIPPVVKTTEKDSEHVSGKGTDSPRAPKRCVVHPPSVPLHPIPVKAAPVVSPLQPLSLIGSRLLKNQCGECGQVLGSSAALESHVGLHAVRPFSCRLCGKYFTDTKALKRHDRVHRNGRIHVCQKCGKGFVYRFSLTKHLQMVHGRIKPFVCQICSKGFFTKLDVESHIRIHTGEKPFQCDLCERKFIRRVDLNVHLRWHNGEKRHWCPHCGKGFLDFNNLKRHTYIHTGEKPHPCTHCPKHFTQSSHLKKHVKNVHKIAVGPQFNTKRKAVKRKTNKFKNKL, translated from the exons ATGCCCTGTTGTTCATCGTGGACTCTGGTTAGATTAAAGGAAAACCGTTGCAAGATGTCAGCGCACGATTTTGAGGAGAAGTGCTCCTCTGTGATGGAGAGCATTCTGCAGAGTGCTATCGCAGAGACTACCAAACTTTTCGAAGCTATGGTAGATGAACTAAGAGCAGAAATGTCCAGAATCAAGGAGGAAAACGACGACCTCAGAGCCAAATGTAGTTACTTTGAATGTGCAGCAAATAACCCGTCAGAGAAGCGTCACGTTGCGGTTCAATGCG GTATTCCTTTCTGCAACATACTGGTGAAACGGTTTCACCCATCAGTGCAACGCCATCGGGAAATCGCTTTACGAGAACACGACTATGATGCCTGTGGAAATGGCTGCATACTTGTCAGAGATGAG TTTGGTTTGCAACAAGAGGAAGTTACCTACACCCACAGCTGTGCAGATCTTTTATatgcagatgcagatgcag ATACGCGCCAGGCCTCTCCATGTGAAACTGGAAGTGGAAGGCCTTCGGTCACTACCAGTGAATCACTTAAGGAGCTGCCTGAGAACGGACAATCATCCATGCTGCTGTGTCCAGTTGTGGGCAGAGCATCAATAAACAGAGAAATTGGAAGTAATCCGCAACATCTTGCTGATAAACAGTCCGTCCAGAACCATCTGCCTCAGGAGGCAGCTATCAGTAAGGAAGAACCATGTGATGTGGCTTCTTCCCAGTTTGACCGACTCGGATGTAGTGGACCGCTACGAAACCCTGCACAAAGTGTGAACGCTCCACAACCACCATCACTGCAGCCCTGGAAGCACCACACTTCTGTACCCCTACAGGATGCAAGACTGTTAGTTGAAGCCATGTCTTTGCCTGTGGAAAAAGATTCCTCCTCTCATCAGGGGATGGCAGTGGATCCTGTGTGTGGTCCCAGTGCAGGTGCCCTCCAGACCACCGACGGAGCCCTTGCTCACCTGCAAACCCTACCGCTTTCTTTCAAAAGTCCCAAATCTGTTCACAGCTTTTTCATAAAGGAAGTCGCAGCGGCAAAGTCGTCTCAACAGACTGTAAAATTCACACAACCCAGTGAGACTGAATCCCACATCAGAGTGTCCAGTGCTGCCCCTGCAACTGCTCCACAGCCACTTCAGCAACATGCTTCCTCCACTTTAAGAACAACTGTGttaactgaaaataaaatggCACCCAGCCAAGAGACTGTTCTCATTCAAGAATCAGACAAATCAGTTGAAAGATTAATTTCTAGTTCAGAGGCGATAACGAGGTCTTTGGAATCACCGATTGCTCCATATAAGGAGCCCACGGTCTCTCAAAATGGGGATAACACATCTGAGAACTCTTTCATTGATAATCCCTCTTCAAAGGTGCAAAATAAATGTTCACAGAGCTGCTTCCGTTTCAATAGGGAAGCAGGATTAAAAGTATCGCCAACCTTTCATCTAAAACCCTCTGCCGTGGTCAGATTAACAAGACTTCCTTTTCTCATGTCAAACAAAGAATCAGTCTTGATCTCAAGGCTGTCTATGAGTGCAGGCTGGGACAACCGTTCTGCCCCGAAACAAGATACAGGACATCATGAGAATTCTGCTTCTGGAGCGTTACCCTGTAATGGGCGCACGCGGGCCTCCACGCCATCCGGGGAGTCGCCACCTGTGTATGAAGAGTCAGCCCAAGCCGTTAACAACACTAGTGGTCCGGCTCTGACCGGTTCACCAAATATGTCCCAAAATCACATGACAACTGTCCAGcctgcagagaagaaaacagcttCCGAAGACCAAGAAAAG AATTCTGCTTCCTGTACAGAAACTTGCAGAAGAAAAGGCAGAAGGTTCCCAAAAGACAGTTTCAAAGCCCAACTCAGGAACTGCATCAAACCCCACTTAGAAGTTCGAAGTAAGTCAAATCTACACGCAGAAACCCAGACTGAAAGCTGCACGAAACTACAGCAGGAGCAACAAAACACCGAAATGAAGATGGACATGCCAGAAATAGTTGTAGCACCTATAAAGACAAATGCAGACTTTTCTCCTATTCCGACGAGGAAATCTGGACTTTGTCATGGTGCTTCTGAACCTGCTCCTCCCAAAGACAAGGATCCAGATGATATCAGCAGCTCATGTACTGCCAGATCAGCCTCTGCTGTTCCTTGGAGGTGTTCTTCTGATCAAGTTAGAGCTTCTGTGGAAGACAACGAAAAGCAATCAGATTCCTCAAGCTCCTGTAGGACAATGACAACACGTGGTATGAGCACTAGAACAAATGATGGAGGCGATACCCAATTTAGATCCACTATTGTGCAAACAGACGCCAACCCTGAACAGTTGTCTAAAAAGGCAAATGCCAATATAGTGAAAGGGCTCGAGGTTGATCGCCCCGGCAACGTGGCCGTAAAGAAAATAAGATCCAGCGGTGTGTGGATCCccccagttgttaaaacaacgGAAAAGGACTCGGAGCATGTGTCTGGTAAAGGGACAGACTCTCCGAGAGCTCCTAAAAGATGCGTAGTTCACCCTCCGAGTGTTCCCCTCCATCCCATACCCGTCAAAGCTGCGCCCGTTGTATCGCCATTACAGCCTTTGTCCCTCATCGGCAGCCGCCTGCTGAAGAATCAGTGCGGGGAGTGTGGTCAGGTCCTCGGCAGCAGCGCCGCCCTGGAGAGCCACGTCGGCCTGCACGCAGTTCGGCCTTTTTCCTGCAGACTCTGTGGGAAATACTTCACCGATACCAAAGCCCTCAAACGGCACGACCGGGTCCACCGCAATGGAAGAATCCATGTCTGCCAGAAATGTGGGAAGGGCTTCGTCTACAGATTCAGTCTCACCAAACATCTTCAGATGGTGCACGGAAGGATCAAACCTTTTGTTTGCCAAATCTGCAGCAAGGGCTTTTTCACAAAGCTGGATGTGGAATCGCACATTCGAATTCACACGGGAGAGAAACCGTTCCAATGCGACCTCTGCGAAAGGAAATTCATAAGGAGGGTCGACCTCAACGTGCACTTGCGTTGGCACAATGGGGAGAAGAGACACTGGTGTCCACACTGTGGGAAAGGATTCCTGGACTTTAATAATCTAAAGAGACACACGTATATTCACACAGGAGAGAAACCGCATCCCTGCACACATTGCCCCAAACATTTCACACAATCCAGCCACCTAAAGAAGCACGTTAAGAATGTGCATAAAATCGCAGTTGGGCCCCAGTTTAACACGAAAAGAAAAGCTgttaagagaaaaacaaacaaatttaaGAACAAGttgtaa
- the LOC105417623 gene encoding uncharacterized protein isoform X2 — protein MGIPFCNILVKRFHPSVQRHREIALREHDYDACGNGCILVRDEFGLQQEEVTYTHSCADLLYADADADTRQASPCETGSGRPSVTTSESLKELPENGQSSMLLCPVVGRASINREIGSNPQHLADKQSVQNHLPQEAAISKEEPCDVASSQFDRLGCSGPLRNPAQSVNAPQPPSLQPWKHHTSVPLQDARLLVEAMSLPVEKDSSSHQGMAVDPVCGPSAGALQTTDGALAHLQTLPLSFKSPKSVHSFFIKEVAAAKSSQQTVKFTQPSETESHIRVSSAAPATAPQPLQQHASSTLRTTVLTENKMAPSQETVLIQESDKSVERLISSSEAITRSLESPIAPYKEPTVSQNGDNTSENSFIDNPSSKVQNKCSQSCFRFNREAGLKVSPTFHLKPSAVVRLTRLPFLMSNKESVLISRLSMSAGWDNRSAPKQDTGHHENSASGALPCNGRTRASTPSGESPPVYEESAQAVNNTSGPALTGSPNMSQNHMTTVQPAEKKTASEDQEKNSASCTETCRRKGRRFPKDSFKAQLRNCIKPHLEVRSKSNLHAETQTESCTKLQQEQQNTEMKMDMPEIVVAPIKTNADFSPIPTRKSGLCHGASEPAPPKDKDPDDISSSCTARSASAVPWRCSSDQVRASVEDNEKQSDSSSSCRTMTTRGMSTRTNDGGDTQFRSTIVQTDANPEQLSKKANANIVKGLEVDRPGNVAVKKIRSSGVWIPPVVKTTEKDSEHVSGKGTDSPRAPKRCVVHPPSVPLHPIPVKAAPVVSPLQPLSLIGSRLLKNQCGECGQVLGSSAALESHVGLHAVRPFSCRLCGKYFTDTKALKRHDRVHRNGRIHVCQKCGKGFVYRFSLTKHLQMVHGRIKPFVCQICSKGFFTKLDVESHIRIHTGEKPFQCDLCERKFIRRVDLNVHLRWHNGEKRHWCPHCGKGFLDFNNLKRHTYIHTGEKPHPCTHCPKHFTQSSHLKKHVKNVHKIAVGPQFNTKRKAVKRKTNKFKNKL, from the exons ATGG GTATTCCTTTCTGCAACATACTGGTGAAACGGTTTCACCCATCAGTGCAACGCCATCGGGAAATCGCTTTACGAGAACACGACTATGATGCCTGTGGAAATGGCTGCATACTTGTCAGAGATGAG TTTGGTTTGCAACAAGAGGAAGTTACCTACACCCACAGCTGTGCAGATCTTTTATatgcagatgcagatgcag ATACGCGCCAGGCCTCTCCATGTGAAACTGGAAGTGGAAGGCCTTCGGTCACTACCAGTGAATCACTTAAGGAGCTGCCTGAGAACGGACAATCATCCATGCTGCTGTGTCCAGTTGTGGGCAGAGCATCAATAAACAGAGAAATTGGAAGTAATCCGCAACATCTTGCTGATAAACAGTCCGTCCAGAACCATCTGCCTCAGGAGGCAGCTATCAGTAAGGAAGAACCATGTGATGTGGCTTCTTCCCAGTTTGACCGACTCGGATGTAGTGGACCGCTACGAAACCCTGCACAAAGTGTGAACGCTCCACAACCACCATCACTGCAGCCCTGGAAGCACCACACTTCTGTACCCCTACAGGATGCAAGACTGTTAGTTGAAGCCATGTCTTTGCCTGTGGAAAAAGATTCCTCCTCTCATCAGGGGATGGCAGTGGATCCTGTGTGTGGTCCCAGTGCAGGTGCCCTCCAGACCACCGACGGAGCCCTTGCTCACCTGCAAACCCTACCGCTTTCTTTCAAAAGTCCCAAATCTGTTCACAGCTTTTTCATAAAGGAAGTCGCAGCGGCAAAGTCGTCTCAACAGACTGTAAAATTCACACAACCCAGTGAGACTGAATCCCACATCAGAGTGTCCAGTGCTGCCCCTGCAACTGCTCCACAGCCACTTCAGCAACATGCTTCCTCCACTTTAAGAACAACTGTGttaactgaaaataaaatggCACCCAGCCAAGAGACTGTTCTCATTCAAGAATCAGACAAATCAGTTGAAAGATTAATTTCTAGTTCAGAGGCGATAACGAGGTCTTTGGAATCACCGATTGCTCCATATAAGGAGCCCACGGTCTCTCAAAATGGGGATAACACATCTGAGAACTCTTTCATTGATAATCCCTCTTCAAAGGTGCAAAATAAATGTTCACAGAGCTGCTTCCGTTTCAATAGGGAAGCAGGATTAAAAGTATCGCCAACCTTTCATCTAAAACCCTCTGCCGTGGTCAGATTAACAAGACTTCCTTTTCTCATGTCAAACAAAGAATCAGTCTTGATCTCAAGGCTGTCTATGAGTGCAGGCTGGGACAACCGTTCTGCCCCGAAACAAGATACAGGACATCATGAGAATTCTGCTTCTGGAGCGTTACCCTGTAATGGGCGCACGCGGGCCTCCACGCCATCCGGGGAGTCGCCACCTGTGTATGAAGAGTCAGCCCAAGCCGTTAACAACACTAGTGGTCCGGCTCTGACCGGTTCACCAAATATGTCCCAAAATCACATGACAACTGTCCAGcctgcagagaagaaaacagcttCCGAAGACCAAGAAAAG AATTCTGCTTCCTGTACAGAAACTTGCAGAAGAAAAGGCAGAAGGTTCCCAAAAGACAGTTTCAAAGCCCAACTCAGGAACTGCATCAAACCCCACTTAGAAGTTCGAAGTAAGTCAAATCTACACGCAGAAACCCAGACTGAAAGCTGCACGAAACTACAGCAGGAGCAACAAAACACCGAAATGAAGATGGACATGCCAGAAATAGTTGTAGCACCTATAAAGACAAATGCAGACTTTTCTCCTATTCCGACGAGGAAATCTGGACTTTGTCATGGTGCTTCTGAACCTGCTCCTCCCAAAGACAAGGATCCAGATGATATCAGCAGCTCATGTACTGCCAGATCAGCCTCTGCTGTTCCTTGGAGGTGTTCTTCTGATCAAGTTAGAGCTTCTGTGGAAGACAACGAAAAGCAATCAGATTCCTCAAGCTCCTGTAGGACAATGACAACACGTGGTATGAGCACTAGAACAAATGATGGAGGCGATACCCAATTTAGATCCACTATTGTGCAAACAGACGCCAACCCTGAACAGTTGTCTAAAAAGGCAAATGCCAATATAGTGAAAGGGCTCGAGGTTGATCGCCCCGGCAACGTGGCCGTAAAGAAAATAAGATCCAGCGGTGTGTGGATCCccccagttgttaaaacaacgGAAAAGGACTCGGAGCATGTGTCTGGTAAAGGGACAGACTCTCCGAGAGCTCCTAAAAGATGCGTAGTTCACCCTCCGAGTGTTCCCCTCCATCCCATACCCGTCAAAGCTGCGCCCGTTGTATCGCCATTACAGCCTTTGTCCCTCATCGGCAGCCGCCTGCTGAAGAATCAGTGCGGGGAGTGTGGTCAGGTCCTCGGCAGCAGCGCCGCCCTGGAGAGCCACGTCGGCCTGCACGCAGTTCGGCCTTTTTCCTGCAGACTCTGTGGGAAATACTTCACCGATACCAAAGCCCTCAAACGGCACGACCGGGTCCACCGCAATGGAAGAATCCATGTCTGCCAGAAATGTGGGAAGGGCTTCGTCTACAGATTCAGTCTCACCAAACATCTTCAGATGGTGCACGGAAGGATCAAACCTTTTGTTTGCCAAATCTGCAGCAAGGGCTTTTTCACAAAGCTGGATGTGGAATCGCACATTCGAATTCACACGGGAGAGAAACCGTTCCAATGCGACCTCTGCGAAAGGAAATTCATAAGGAGGGTCGACCTCAACGTGCACTTGCGTTGGCACAATGGGGAGAAGAGACACTGGTGTCCACACTGTGGGAAAGGATTCCTGGACTTTAATAATCTAAAGAGACACACGTATATTCACACAGGAGAGAAACCGCATCCCTGCACACATTGCCCCAAACATTTCACACAATCCAGCCACCTAAAGAAGCACGTTAAGAATGTGCATAAAATCGCAGTTGGGCCCCAGTTTAACACGAAAAGAAAAGCTgttaagagaaaaacaaacaaatttaaGAACAAGttgtaa
- the LOC101066598 gene encoding prostaglandin D2 receptor 2 produces the protein MWNESLPPAASDSQLFCPLLQQMRKPSNSTKANTVLICIHGLVSGLGILENALILWVVGFRLRRRTVASVWVLNLALSDLLSTLTLPLFTFYLKSSSSWELGNPLCKIQASIFFLNMFVSAFLLATISLDRCFLITKPVWSQNHRSVAGAWKLCGLGWLWAAANTLPYFFFRSVTEKLDGRKLCYHNFALYSSSPESLDGHCKLWQAGTAISKLLLAFLFPLVIIAASYIQISLTLKTRHKQRKNSASRSIAGQTDATTQNKKFYVRCLSSSCLPAATSPSAGCNQSSQLSQSFTKMVTFVVAAFVLCWAPYHIFCIIEVAVAYQPRYFRLVEAGLQIATTAAFLNPVLNPILYVFSCPSFCKRIQQSVGAVFDAVLEERGGLLTSRRNSRTPASRQRVGDATAGTLGSRGLVYTLSEGEELKKESLERQDINST, from the coding sequence ATGTGGAATGAAAGTCTCCCGCCAGCGGCCTCTGACAGCCAGCTGTTCTGCCCCTTGCTGCAGCAAATGAGGAAGCCGAGCAACAGCACCAAAGCCAACACTGTGCTCATTTGCATCCATGGCCTGGTCTCAGGTCTGGGGATCTTGGAGAACGCCCTGATTCTGTGGGTGGTGGGCTTCCGGCTGCGGCGCCGTACCGTCGCCTCTGTGTGGGTGCTCAACCTGGCGTTGTCTGATTTGCTGTCCACTCTGACGCTGCCTCTTTTCACCTTCTACCTTAAGTCCTCCAGTAGCTGGGAACTGGGTAACCCACTGTGCAAGATCCAGGCCTCCATATTTTTcttaaacatgtttgtgtcGGCCTTCCTACTGGCGACCATTTCCCTGGATCGCTGTTTTCTGATCACCAAACCAGTGTGGAGCCAGAACCACCGCTCGGTGGCTGGAGCATGGAAGCTGTGTGGGCTGGGGTGGCTGTGGGCAGCTGCTAATACGCTTCCTTATTTTTTCTTTCGCTCTGTCACTGAGAAATTGGACGGGAGAAAACTTTGCTACCACAATTTTGCCTTGTATTCGTCATCTCCGGAGAGTCTGGATGGACACTGCAAGCTGTGGCAGGCAGGAACAGCCATATCCAAATTACTGCTGGCATTTCTGTTCCCTTTGGTAATCATTGCAGCCAGCTACATCCAAATCAGTCTTACCCTCAAGACCAGGCACAAACAGAGGAAGAACAGTGCCAGCAGGAGCATCGCAGGACAGACGGACGCCACCACACAAAACAAGAAGTTCTACGTCCGGTGTCTGTCATCATCGTGTCTGCCAGCCGCTACTTCGCCGTCTGCTGGCTGTAATCAGAGCAGTCAGCTTTCGCAGAGCTTCACCAAGATGGTGACATTTGTGGTCGCAGCATTTGTGCTGTGCTGGGCCCCCTACCACATCTTCTGCATCATCGAAGTGGCCGTCGCTTACCAGCCCCGATATTTCAGGCTGGTGGAGGCGGGGTTGCAAATCGCTACCACAGCTGCCTTCTTAAATCCAGTGTTGAACCCCATCCTGTACGTTTTCAGCTGCCCCAGCTTCTGCAAGAGAATCCAGCAAAGCGTGGGAGCCGTTTTTGATGCGGtcttggaggagagagggggtcTGCTGACATCTCGTCGGAATTCAAGGACACCTGCTTCGAGGCAGCGCGTTGGGGATGCAACCGCAGGAACGCTGGGATCAAGGGGCTTGGTTTACACCCTGAGTGAAGGAGAGGAATTGAAAAAGGAAAGCTTAGAAAGACAAGATATTAATTCAACATAA
- the vwa11 gene encoding von Willebrand factor A domain-containing protein 7, whose translation MVFVLGTALLVLALTNPTLAFVPIGGGTATHVTITGNALLQKVTEACKAVANAAGHEFEPTGSSPEELVKACLGPTATGEVSGAKFHAALQEIYTQNGLVDRDFVNSAPHHFNSESFLEGRALIIEGLATIKSNIRLENFKAARETLGRILHVLQDFYSHSNWVELGNVEPFSNLLRADLPLENLAEVNTPTCSDCESGTCPNPILYEILQQKKLTSGYMGIFSNAKPKGKCSHGGASDLTSAEIPRGGINKDVPHAHNSGLHRQAVNVATFASLELLEDIRAAAGDKDFLRMMGIARSSVVCFVIDTTGSMWDDIVQAQKLVYEIIDSKKGTQDEPSEYILVPFNDPSFGPMVRTTDPDKMKKEVSSLHPFGGGDDPELCLSGLQLALTGAPASSNIYVFTDATAKDIHLKDTIAALIRSTKSTVTFLLTGAGAGARRRRSLRAGSFQDYKDLALASGGQAIQVTKSQLPQATDVILDTSTSALVTVLQRARSPGNEETFPFVLDESLQNITIYITGAPRATPTFTLTNPSGVNQTQNEVTGELGTVGTVGNLQRIRLNPDKKAGTWTINIKSTQPYTLKVTGQSTITFIYDFVERFEGPHPGYAVVSGRPQAGQPALLMLSVMGTKGPTSLNIKEVGLVTVSSPEIVSNSIITEKDSGDILVEVDAVPDGEFVILVKGTDQETKSEFQRQSTTQMSVSKVNIKAVVSSTVEPGKTLILPFSITTEGTNGTYDITANNDKNFSMTYPKSLMVKAGEPTKANLSITSLPTTPSGTDVTLTIDVKSSSVGADSNYVVLRLSVVEKITDFVAPLCNVYDVMAGDCPDDVSKCGLFKWHFTANLTDNNGTGIDQISLRQGNGNLTYTSLSDPLVQAKYEASCCSQTAEFVALDKVGNVGKCYHSIVKDFDPPQCQLVRLVVDGGKCPNDLTYCRDHKWELVVNLTDGNGTGLKGISLHHGDGILIYSSLNSPVTEVSYNATCCAQVVDFRAVDKAGNEGRCYYSIVSSAGPLTLSVWLLLAAALTAML comes from the exons ATGGTTTTTGTACTGGGGACGGCCCTGCTGGTTTTGGCCCTAACGAATCCCACGCTGGCCTTTGTACCCATTGGGGGTGGAACGGCCACACATGTCACCATTACGGGAAACGCGCTATTGCAGAAAGTGACAGAGGCCTGCAAGGCAGTTGCTAATGCAGCAGGTCATGAGTTCGAACCCACG ggcagctcacctgaggagcTGGTCAAGGCCTGTCTGGGCCCAACGGCAACAGGTGAAGTGTCTGGTGCCAAGTTTCATGCGGCCCTACAGGAAATCTACACTCAAAATGGATTGGTGGACCGCGACTTTGTCAATAG CGCTCCACACCATTTTAATTCAGAGTCCTTCCTTGAAGGCCGCGCCCTAATCATCGAGGGCCTGGCAACTATTAAATCTAACATTCGTTTGGAGAACTTCAAGGCCGCCAGAGAAACGCTGGGCAGAATTCTtcatgtgctgcag GACTTCTACAGCCACAGTAACTGGGTGGAACTGGGAAACGTCGAGCCATTCAGCAACCTCCTACGGGCAGATCTCCCCCTGGAAAACCTGGCAG AGGTCAACACTCCCACCTGCAGTGATTGTGAGAGTGGAACCTGCCCAAATCCCATCCTTTATGAAatcctgcagcagaagaaaCTTACATCAGGCTACATGGGAATCTTCTCTAATGCCAAGCCCAAAG GTAAATGCAGCCATGGAGGAGCCAGTGACCTGACCAGCGCAGAAATTCCTCGTGGAGGCATCAACAAAGATGTACCACACGCGCACAATTCCGGCCTCCACCGTCAAGCTGTTAATGTTGCTACGTTTGCTAGCCTTGAGCTACTGGAGGACATTCGTGCGGCTGCTGGGGACAAAGACTTCCTGCG AATGATGGGGATCGCTCGCTCCTCCGTCGTGTGCTTTGTGATCGACACCACTGGTAGTATGTGGGATGACATTGTCCAAGCCCAGAAACTCGTTTATGAGATCATTGACAGCAAGAAAGGAACACAGGACGAGCCGTCAGAGTACATTCTGGTGCCCTTCAATGACCCTA GCTTTGGTCCCATGGTAAGGACAACTGACCctgacaaaatgaaaaaggaagtcTCTTCACTTCACCCATTCGGAGGTGGTGATGACCCTGAGTTGTGCCTGTCGGGACTTCAG CTGGCACTCACCGGAGCCCCTGCCTCTTCCAACATCTACGTTTTTACTGACGCTACAGCCAAAGACATCCACCTCAAGGACACTATTGCTGCACTCATCAGGAGCACCAAGTCCACA GTGACATTCTTGTtgactggtgctggtgctggtgcaagGCGCCGGCGTTCcctcagagctggttcttttcaAGACTATAAAGATCTGGCTTTGGCCTCAGGAGGCCAGGCCATCCAGGTGACAAAGAGTCAGTTGCCTCAGGCTACAGACGTCATCCTTGACACGTCAACTTCAGCTCTG GTGACTGTTCTGCAGCGGGCAAGGAGCCCTGGGAATGAGGAAACCTTCCCGTTTGTGTTGGATGAATCCCTGCAAAACATCACGATATACATCACAGGAGCACCTAGAGCTACACCTACTTTCACACTGACCAACCCATCGG GTGTGAACCAGACCCAAAACGAAGTGACTGGAGAACTGGGGACCGTAGGGACAGTAGGGAACTTACAGAGAATTCGTCTTAACCCTGACAAGAAGGCCGGAACGTGGACGATAAACATCAAGTCCACACAGCCATACACACTTAAAGTCACAG GCCAGAGTACAATTACCTTTATCTATGACTTTGTGGAACGCTTCGAGGGACCTCACCCAGGTTACGCTGTGGTTAGTGGGCGTCCACAAGCAG GCCAGCCAGCCTTGCTGATGCTCTCAGTCATGGGCACGAAAGGTCCGACCTCACTGAATATAAAAGAAGTTGGCCTGGTAACTGTGTCTAGTCCTGAGATCGTTAGCAACAGCATAATTACTGAGAAGGACAGCGGAGACATCTTGGTGGAGGTAGACGCGGTCCCGGATGGTGAGTTTGTGATCCTGGTAAAAGGAACCGACCAAGAGACGAAGAGTGAATTTCAGAGGCAGTCGACCACCCAAATGTCCGTCTCCAAAGTGAACATCAAG GCTGTGGTAAGCAGCACTGTGGAGCCAGGAAAAACCTTAATACTTCCCTTTAGCATCACAACTGAAGGCACCAACGGTACATATGACATTACTGCCAACAACGACAAAAACTTCTCCATGACCTACCCCAAGAG CCTAATGGTGAAAGCCGGAGAACCCACTAAAGCTAACCTGTCCATCACTTCACTTCCCACGACACCATCGGGAACTGATGTCACCCTGACTATAGATGTGAAGTCGTCCAGTGTTGGCGCCGACTCAAACTATGTCGTTTTGAGACTCTCCGTTGTTGAAAAG ATTACAGACTTTGTCGCTCCATTGTGCAACGTGTACGACGTGATGGCTGGCGACTGCCCTGATGACGTGTCCAAGTGTGGACTGTTCAAGTGGCACTTCACAGCCAACCTCACTGATAACAACGGCACCGGGATAGACCAGATCTCCCTGCGTCAGGGCAATGGAAACCTCACATACACCTCTCTCAGTGATCCTCTGGTCCAGGCCAAATACGAAGCCTCCTGTTGCTCGCAGACTGCAGAGTTTGTAGCTTTAGATAAAGTTGGCAACGTGGGCAAGTGCTATCATTCCATC gTCAAAGATTTTGATCCACCTCAGTGTCAGCTGGTCCGACTGGTGGTGGATGGTGGCAAATGCCCCAATGATCTGACGTACTGCAGAGATCACAAATGGGAACTGGTTGTCAACCTTACTGATGGAAATGGAACGGGCTTGAAGGGAATTTCCCTGCATCACGGTGATGGAATCCTCATCTACTCTTCCCTTAATAGTCCTGTGACTGAGGTCAGCTACAACGCGACCTGCTGCGCTCAGGTGGTGGACTTCCGCGCTGTAGATAAAGCAGGCAACGAGGGCAGGTGCTACTACTCGATCGTGTCCTCTGCCGGTCCCCTGACACTGTCGGTGTGGTTGTTACTGGCAGCTGCCCTCACGGCAATGCTCTGA